A stretch of the Thermus thermophilus genome encodes the following:
- a CDS encoding TaqI-like C-terminal specificity domain-containing protein: protein MLFPPSLPPTPSERSLGRVETPPEVVRFMVGLAEAPKGGRVLEPACAHGPFLRAFREAHGTGYRFVGVEIDPNALDLPPWAEGVVADFLLWEPGEAFDLILGNPPYGIVGEASKYPIHVLKEAKGLYKKALSTWKGKYNLYGAFIEQSVRLLRAGGTLVFVVPATWLVLDDFSLLRAFLAREGRTEVYYLGEVFPGRKVSAVVLRFRKGGRGLALWDTRKEGEGFIPFLWSEDPEWNGEIIRFETGWTREMEASGTPLGSLFHIRFAARSPEFKKHPAVRREPGPGLVPVLTGRNLKPGWIDYESNYSGLWMPKERAKELRDFYATPHLVVAHTKGTKVVAAWDEKAYPWREEFHLLPKEGVKLDPLFLVEWLNSEKMQVYVRTLYRDFVPHLTLRMLERLPVRRENGFRTNPSSS from the coding sequence ATGCTCTTCCCTCCTTCCCTCCCTCCCACGCCCTCCGAGAGGAGCCTGGGCCGGGTGGAAACTCCCCCTGAGGTGGTGCGCTTCATGGTGGGGCTCGCCGAGGCCCCGAAAGGGGGGAGGGTCCTGGAGCCCGCCTGCGCCCATGGGCCCTTCCTCCGGGCCTTCCGGGAGGCCCACGGCACCGGCTACCGCTTCGTGGGGGTGGAGATAGACCCCAACGCCCTGGACCTCCCCCCTTGGGCGGAAGGGGTGGTGGCGGACTTCCTCCTCTGGGAGCCGGGGGAAGCCTTTGACCTCATCCTGGGCAATCCCCCTTATGGCATCGTGGGAGAGGCTTCTAAGTACCCCATCCACGTCCTCAAGGAGGCCAAAGGGCTTTACAAGAAAGCCCTTTCCACCTGGAAGGGCAAGTACAACCTCTACGGGGCCTTCATCGAGCAGTCCGTGCGCCTCCTTAGGGCGGGGGGAACCCTGGTCTTCGTGGTCCCGGCCACGTGGCTTGTTCTGGACGATTTTTCTCTCCTCCGGGCGTTCCTGGCCCGAGAAGGGCGAACGGAGGTCTACTATTTAGGGGAGGTCTTCCCCGGAAGAAAGGTGAGCGCCGTGGTCCTCCGGTTCCGAAAGGGAGGAAGGGGCCTAGCCCTTTGGGACACCCGAAAGGAAGGGGAAGGCTTCATCCCCTTCCTGTGGAGCGAGGACCCCGAATGGAATGGGGAAATCATCCGCTTCGAAACAGGGTGGACCAGGGAAATGGAGGCCTCCGGGACTCCTCTAGGCAGCCTGTTCCACATCCGCTTCGCCGCCAGGAGTCCGGAGTTCAAGAAGCATCCCGCCGTCCGAAGAGAACCGGGACCAGGCCTCGTTCCTGTCCTAACGGGAAGAAACCTAAAGCCAGGATGGATAGACTACGAGAGCAATTACTCTGGCCTCTGGATGCCCAAAGAAAGAGCCAAGGAGCTTAGGGACTTTTACGCCACCCCCCACCTGGTGGTGGCCCACACCAAAGGGACCAAAGTGGTGGCCGCTTGGGACGAGAAGGCCTATCCGTGGAGGGAGGAGTTCCACCTTCTGCCCAAGGAGGGCGTGAAGCTAGACCCCCTGTTCTTGGTAGAGTGGTTAAACTCCGAGAAGATGCAAGTGTATGTTAGAACCCTTTACCGGGATTTTGTGCCGCATTTGACGCTAAGGATGCTGGAGCGGCTTCCTGTGAGGAGGGAAAATGGCTTCCGGACAAACCCAAGCAGCTCTTGA
- a CDS encoding DUF4032 domain-containing protein, with amino-acid sequence MRAELQAETEAERLERRAKLHELLHRLRGEPNVLLPFHQALALRPRGERHLGLRTIEVDKVVGSVDRYEDFDHRFLPKTPHTLERWKRLRALQLEGVEFPPIEVYQVGEAYFVKDGNHRVALAKATGQKFIDAYVIALDVPVPVEPGDTPKDLLLKAEYAHFLEKTRLKELLPEAEEIRFTTLGRYDLLLDHIATRRYFKGLEEGREIPWEEAVVDWYENLYKPTVEAIRRLGLLRDFPGRTEADLYLWVMDHRYFLAQELGVDPGPEGAAESYEARFGGVWKRLGGGLKRQLKAFFLAKGKEKF; translated from the coding sequence ATGAGGGCCGAGCTGCAAGCCGAAACCGAGGCCGAGCGCCTGGAGCGCCGGGCGAAGCTCCACGAACTCCTCCACCGCTTGCGGGGGGAGCCGAACGTCCTCCTTCCCTTCCACCAGGCCCTGGCGCTGAGGCCCAGAGGGGAGCGCCATCTGGGCCTCAGGACCATTGAGGTGGACAAGGTGGTGGGCTCCGTGGACCGCTACGAGGACTTTGACCACCGCTTCCTCCCCAAAACCCCCCACACCCTGGAGCGCTGGAAGCGCCTCCGCGCCCTCCAGCTTGAAGGGGTGGAGTTTCCCCCCATAGAGGTCTACCAGGTGGGGGAGGCCTACTTCGTGAAGGACGGGAACCACCGGGTGGCCCTGGCCAAGGCCACGGGGCAGAAGTTCATTGACGCTTACGTCATCGCTCTGGACGTCCCCGTGCCCGTGGAGCCCGGGGACACGCCCAAAGACCTCCTCCTCAAGGCGGAGTACGCCCACTTCCTGGAGAAGACGCGGCTCAAGGAGCTCCTTCCCGAGGCGGAGGAGATCCGCTTCACCACCTTGGGCCGCTACGACCTCCTCCTGGACCACATCGCCACCCGCCGCTACTTCAAGGGGCTGGAGGAGGGCCGGGAGATCCCTTGGGAGGAGGCGGTGGTGGACTGGTACGAGAACCTCTACAAGCCCACGGTGGAGGCCATCCGCCGCCTGGGCCTCCTCAGGGACTTCCCGGGCCGCACCGAGGCCGACCTCTACCTCTGGGTCATGGACCACCGCTACTTCCTGGCCCAGGAGCTCGGGGTGGACCCCGGTCCCGAAGGGGCGGCGGAGAGCTACGAAGCCCGCTTCGGGGGCGTGTGGAAGCGGCTTGGCGGGGGGCTTAAGCGCCAGTTGAAGGCTTTTTTCTTGGCGAAGGGAAAGGAGAAATTCTAG
- a CDS encoding GntR family transcriptional regulator gives MHALGFRRPNQVREAVYRHLKDLLLSGRFAPGERLSEPLLAQELGVSRTPVREALMRLAEEGLVELVPGRGARVRAFAPEEVEEVYGVRALLEGEAAREAALRATPWELAELERLLRAIDEAPREDYPEQMRRDLEFHRALVRLSGNRTLYRLYEDLLATLALARSALPTLSQDEATRREHRAILEALLQRDAEGARWAVEAHVFRFRDLVVGRLRKEGG, from the coding sequence ATGCACGCCCTGGGCTTCCGCCGCCCCAACCAGGTGCGCGAGGCGGTCTACCGTCACCTCAAGGACCTCCTCCTCTCGGGCCGCTTTGCCCCGGGGGAGAGGCTTTCCGAGCCCCTTTTGGCCCAGGAGCTCGGCGTTTCCCGCACCCCCGTGCGGGAGGCCCTGATGCGCCTCGCCGAGGAGGGCCTGGTGGAGCTCGTCCCGGGGAGGGGGGCGAGGGTTAGGGCCTTTGCCCCGGAGGAGGTGGAGGAGGTCTACGGGGTGCGGGCCCTTTTGGAGGGGGAGGCGGCGCGGGAAGCGGCTTTGAGGGCCACGCCCTGGGAGCTCGCCGAGCTTGAGCGCCTCCTTCGGGCCATTGACGAGGCCCCCCGGGAGGACTACCCGGAGCAGATGCGCCGCGACCTGGAGTTCCACCGCGCCTTGGTGCGGCTATCCGGGAACCGGACGCTTTACCGCCTCTACGAGGATCTCCTCGCCACCCTGGCCCTGGCCCGGAGCGCCCTGCCCACCCTTTCCCAGGACGAGGCCACGAGGCGGGAGCACCGGGCGATCCTCGAGGCCCTCCTCCAAAGGGACGCCGAGGGGGCGAGGTGGGCGGTGGAGGCCCACGTCTTCCGCTTCCGCGACCTGGTGGTGGGGCGGCTTCGGAAGGAGGGAGGATGA
- a CDS encoding TaqI family restriction endonuclease has product MASGQTQAALEAFENFLGRLDLDAYQRKYRPIKTVEQDLPRELNPLPDLYEHYWKPDGDDPSFPSYEDFFNRWWETRLKPLDEFIRKYFWGCSYEFVRLGLEARLYRTAVSIWTQFHFCYRWNASCGFPLTATPELDAQGVDALIQVGGHQAGIQIKKETYRSEARGDNRFLKKLKNFALLEVPYTLQSLEEILKRAERARTKKETHLLWARVAHHLGRLPNGFVIFQESYVKGVERFLQENAPALSGIISWERVAQEALTGP; this is encoded by the coding sequence ATGGCTTCCGGACAAACCCAAGCAGCTCTTGAGGCTTTCGAAAACTTTCTCGGACGTTTGGACCTTGATGCCTACCAGCGCAAGTACCGACCCATCAAAACGGTAGAACAAGACCTGCCTAGAGAGTTAAATCCCCTTCCAGACTTATACGAACACTACTGGAAGCCCGATGGGGATGACCCTTCCTTTCCCAGCTACGAAGACTTCTTTAACCGCTGGTGGGAGACGCGTCTAAAGCCTTTGGACGAGTTCATTCGCAAGTACTTCTGGGGGTGTTCCTACGAGTTTGTCCGCCTCGGCCTCGAGGCCAGGCTTTACCGGACCGCCGTTTCCATTTGGACTCAATTCCACTTCTGTTACCGTTGGAACGCTTCTTGCGGGTTCCCTCTGACAGCTACCCCAGAGCTCGATGCCCAAGGGGTAGACGCACTGATCCAAGTGGGTGGGCATCAAGCGGGCATCCAGATCAAGAAGGAGACTTACCGCTCGGAAGCCCGGGGAGACAACCGCTTTTTAAAGAAGCTAAAAAACTTTGCTCTCCTCGAGGTCCCCTACACTCTACAAAGTCTGGAGGAAATACTAAAAAGAGCCGAACGAGCCCGAACCAAGAAAGAAACTCACCTCCTGTGGGCAAGGGTTGCCCATCACCTTGGACGTTTGCCCAACGGCTTTGTTATTTTCCAAGAAAGCTACGTAAAAGGTGTGGAAAGATTCCTCCAGGAAAACGCTCCAGCCCTGTCTGGGATCATCTCCTGGGAAAGGGTGGCGCAGGAAGCCCTCACCGGCCCGTGA
- a CDS encoding 50S ribosomal protein L25, with translation MEYRLKAYYREGEKPSALRRAGKLPGVMYNRHLNRKVYVDLVEFDKVFRQASIHHVIVLELPDGQSLPTLVRQVNLDKRRRRPEHVDFFVLSDEPVEMYVPLRFVGTPAGVRAGGVLQEIHRDILVKVSPRNIPEFIEVDVSGLEIGDSLHASDLKLPPGVELAVSPEETIAAVVPPEDVEKLAEEAAAEVVEPEVIKKGKEEKEE, from the coding sequence ATGGAGTACCGTTTGAAAGCGTACTACCGCGAGGGAGAGAAGCCGTCGGCCCTCAGGCGGGCGGGCAAGCTGCCTGGGGTCATGTACAACCGGCACCTGAACCGGAAGGTCTACGTGGACCTGGTGGAGTTTGACAAGGTCTTCCGCCAGGCCTCCATCCACCACGTCATCGTCCTGGAGCTTCCCGACGGCCAGAGCCTGCCCACCTTGGTCCGCCAGGTGAACCTGGACAAGCGGCGTCGGCGCCCCGAGCACGTGGACTTCTTCGTCCTTTCCGACGAGCCGGTGGAGATGTACGTGCCCCTCCGCTTCGTGGGCACCCCGGCCGGGGTGCGGGCGGGCGGCGTGCTCCAGGAGATCCACCGGGACATCCTGGTGAAGGTCTCCCCCCGGAACATCCCCGAGTTCATTGAGGTGGACGTGAGCGGCCTGGAGATCGGCGACAGCCTCCACGCCTCCGATCTCAAGCTGCCTCCGGGGGTGGAGCTCGCCGTCTCTCCCGAGGAGACCATCGCCGCCGTGGTCCCGCCCGAGGACGTGGAGAAGCTCGCCGAGGAGGCGGCGGCCGAGGTGGTGGAGCCCGAGGTCATCAAGAAGGGCAAGGAAGAGAAAGAGGAGTAG
- a CDS encoding CsgG/HfaB family protein: MTTKVDSGLSPDNPYATYTGPRAKVVVASFPCKAEKCGPGVDSSQVGAAVLGKLFGIEVSTSKGDVGAGIADMLTTALINSNHFIVYERSILDQLQKESQIGNQAQQLQGAEILITGTITAFEPDAGGTRGGGGGLIGGLLGAVTGGQKKAYVAVDFRAVDVRTGAVVAAFRVEGEASDTDFGGLLGALVPGAALGGALSQYQKTPMGKALAVMVGKAVEELIRRIPPSYFKYGPDGQPVPQPAK; this comes from the coding sequence GTGACGACCAAGGTGGATTCGGGGCTTTCCCCGGACAACCCTTATGCCACCTACACGGGGCCTCGGGCGAAGGTAGTTGTGGCTTCATTCCCGTGTAAGGCGGAAAAGTGCGGTCCTGGTGTGGATTCGTCCCAAGTGGGTGCGGCCGTTTTGGGTAAGCTTTTCGGCATCGAGGTGTCCACCAGCAAGGGCGATGTTGGGGCTGGGATTGCCGATATGCTTACCACTGCTCTTATTAACTCCAACCACTTTATCGTCTACGAGCGCTCTATCCTAGATCAGCTGCAAAAAGAGAGCCAAATCGGCAATCAGGCTCAGCAACTGCAGGGGGCGGAGATTTTGATCACCGGGACCATCACTGCCTTTGAGCCGGACGCCGGCGGTACCCGTGGTGGAGGCGGTGGGTTAATTGGAGGCCTCTTGGGAGCCGTTACGGGAGGTCAAAAGAAGGCCTACGTGGCCGTGGACTTCCGTGCGGTGGATGTTCGCACGGGAGCTGTGGTGGCCGCCTTCCGGGTGGAGGGAGAGGCTTCGGACACGGACTTTGGGGGCTTGCTTGGGGCCTTGGTACCCGGGGCTGCCTTGGGTGGCGCTTTGAGCCAGTACCAGAAAACCCCCATGGGTAAGGCCTTGGCTGTGATGGTGGGCAAGGCGGTTGAAGAGCTGATCCGTCGCATCCCCCCCTCTTACTTCAAGTACGGCCCGGACGGGCAGCCTGTGCCTCAACCTGCGAAGTAG
- a CDS encoding DNA topoisomerase subunit B, with translation MSYDASAIKVLKGLEGVRHRPAMYIGGTGVEGYHHLFKEILDNAVDEALAGYATEIVATLNPDGSLTVEDNGRGIPVDLMPEEGKPAVEVIYTTLHSGGKFEQGAYKVSGGLHGVGASVVNALSEWTVVEVFREGKHHRIAFSRGEVTEPLRVVGEAPKGKTGTRVTFKPDPEIFGNLRFDPSKIRARLREVSYLVAGLKLVFKDLQHGKEEVFLDKGGVASFAKALAEGEDLLYEKPFLIRGTHGEVEVEVGFLHTQGYNAEILTYANMIPTRDGGTHLTAFKSAYSRALNQYAKKAGLNKEKGPQPTGDDLLEGLYAVVSVKLPNPQFEGQTKGKLLNPEAGSAVGQVVYERLLEILEENPRIAKALYEKALRAAQAREAARKARELVRRQNPLESDDLPGKLADCQTENPEEAELFIVEGDSAGGSAKQGRDRRFQAILPLRGKILNVEKAGLSKALKNAEVRAMVSAIGVGIGGDGEAHFDLDGLRYHKIIIMTDADVDGSHIRTLLLTFFYRYMRPLIERGHVYIAQPPLYRLQVGKKVEYLYSEEELQARLKELEGKPYEVQRFKGLGEMNPEQLWETTMNPEKRVLKRVELQDALEASELFEKLMGQDVAPRREFIEEHARYAELDI, from the coding sequence GTGAGCTACGACGCTTCTGCCATTAAGGTGCTCAAGGGCCTGGAGGGGGTCCGCCACCGCCCGGCCATGTACATCGGCGGCACGGGGGTGGAGGGGTACCACCACCTCTTCAAGGAGATCCTGGACAACGCCGTGGACGAGGCCCTGGCGGGCTACGCCACGGAGATCGTCGCCACCTTAAACCCGGACGGCTCCCTCACCGTGGAGGACAACGGCCGCGGCATCCCCGTGGACCTCATGCCCGAGGAGGGAAAGCCCGCGGTGGAGGTCATCTACACCACCTTGCACTCCGGGGGCAAGTTTGAGCAGGGCGCCTACAAGGTCTCCGGGGGGCTCCACGGGGTGGGGGCGAGCGTGGTGAACGCCCTTTCCGAGTGGACCGTGGTGGAGGTCTTCCGGGAGGGGAAGCACCACCGGATCGCCTTCAGCCGGGGCGAGGTCACGGAGCCCCTCCGGGTGGTGGGCGAGGCCCCTAAAGGGAAGACCGGCACCCGGGTCACCTTCAAGCCCGACCCCGAGATCTTCGGGAACCTCCGCTTTGACCCGAGCAAGATCCGGGCCCGCCTCCGGGAGGTGAGCTACCTGGTGGCCGGGCTCAAGCTGGTCTTCAAGGACCTGCAGCACGGCAAGGAGGAGGTCTTCCTGGACAAGGGGGGCGTGGCTTCCTTCGCCAAGGCCTTGGCCGAGGGGGAGGACCTCCTCTACGAGAAGCCCTTCCTCATCCGGGGCACCCACGGGGAGGTGGAGGTGGAGGTGGGCTTCCTCCACACCCAGGGGTACAACGCCGAGATCCTCACCTACGCCAACATGATCCCCACCCGGGACGGGGGCACCCACCTCACCGCCTTCAAGTCCGCCTACAGCCGCGCCCTGAACCAGTACGCCAAGAAGGCGGGCCTCAACAAGGAAAAAGGCCCCCAGCCCACGGGGGACGACCTCCTGGAGGGGCTTTACGCCGTGGTCTCGGTGAAGCTTCCCAACCCCCAGTTTGAGGGGCAGACCAAGGGGAAGCTCCTAAACCCCGAGGCGGGGAGCGCCGTGGGCCAGGTGGTCTACGAGCGGCTTCTGGAGATCCTGGAGGAGAACCCCCGCATCGCCAAGGCCCTCTACGAGAAGGCCTTGAGGGCCGCCCAGGCCCGGGAGGCGGCGAGGAAGGCGAGGGAGCTCGTCCGCAGGCAGAACCCCCTGGAGTCCGACGACCTTCCCGGCAAGCTCGCCGACTGCCAGACGGAAAACCCCGAGGAGGCGGAGCTTTTCATCGTGGAAGGGGACTCCGCGGGGGGAAGCGCCAAACAAGGCCGGGACCGCCGCTTCCAGGCCATCCTGCCCCTCCGGGGGAAGATCCTCAACGTGGAGAAGGCGGGGCTTTCCAAGGCCCTGAAGAACGCCGAGGTGCGGGCCATGGTCTCGGCCATCGGCGTGGGCATCGGGGGGGATGGGGAGGCCCACTTTGACCTGGACGGGCTCCGCTACCACAAGATCATCATCATGACCGACGCTGACGTGGACGGGAGCCACATCCGCACCCTCCTCCTCACCTTCTTCTACCGCTACATGCGCCCCCTCATTGAACGGGGCCACGTCTACATCGCCCAGCCTCCCCTCTACCGCCTCCAGGTGGGGAAGAAGGTGGAGTACCTCTACTCCGAAGAGGAGCTCCAGGCCCGGCTCAAGGAGCTGGAAGGCAAGCCCTACGAGGTCCAGCGCTTCAAGGGCCTGGGAGAGATGAACCCGGAGCAGCTTTGGGAGACCACCATGAACCCGGAGAAGCGGGTCCTCAAGCGGGTGGAGCTCCAGGACGCCCTCGAGGCCAGCGAGCTCTTTGAAAAGCTCATGGGCCAGGACGTGGCCCCGAGGCGCGAGTTCATTGAGGAGCACGCCCGCTACGCGGAGCTAGACATCTAA
- a CDS encoding glycine C-acetyltransferase: protein MSLDLRARVREELERLKREGLYISPKVLEAPQEPVTRVEGREVVNLASNNYLGFANHPYLKEKARQYLEKWGAGSGAVRTIAGTFTYHLELEEALARFKGTESALVLQSGFTANQGVLGALLKEGDVVFSDELNHASIIDGLRLTKATRVVFRHADVAHLEELLKAHDTDGLKLIVTDGVFSMDGDIAPLDKIVPLAKKYGAVVYVDDAHGSGVLGEKGKGTVHHFGFHQDPDVIQVATLSKAWAGIGGYAAGARELKDLLINKARPFLFSTSHPPAVVGALLGALELIEKEPERVERLWENTRYFKRELARLGYDTLGSETPITPVLFGEAPLAFEASRLLLEEGVFAVGIGFPTVPRGKARIRNIVTAAHTKEMLDRALEAYAKVGRKLGIIR from the coding sequence ATGAGCCTGGACTTGCGCGCACGCGTCCGCGAGGAGCTGGAAAGGCTCAAGCGGGAGGGGCTTTACATCTCCCCCAAGGTCCTCGAGGCCCCCCAGGAGCCCGTCACCCGGGTGGAGGGGCGGGAGGTGGTGAACCTCGCTTCCAACAACTACCTCGGCTTCGCCAACCACCCCTACCTCAAGGAGAAGGCCCGGCAGTACCTGGAAAAGTGGGGGGCGGGAAGCGGGGCGGTGCGCACCATCGCCGGCACCTTCACCTACCACCTGGAGCTGGAGGAGGCCCTGGCCCGCTTCAAGGGCACGGAAAGCGCCCTCGTCCTCCAGTCGGGCTTCACCGCCAACCAGGGGGTGCTGGGGGCCCTCCTCAAGGAGGGGGACGTGGTCTTCTCCGACGAGCTGAACCACGCCAGCATCATTGACGGCCTCCGCCTCACCAAGGCCACCCGGGTGGTCTTTCGCCACGCGGACGTGGCCCACCTGGAGGAGCTCCTCAAGGCCCACGACACCGACGGGCTCAAGCTCATCGTCACCGACGGGGTCTTCTCCATGGACGGGGACATCGCCCCCCTGGACAAAATCGTCCCCCTGGCCAAGAAGTACGGGGCGGTGGTCTACGTGGACGACGCCCACGGCTCGGGGGTCCTCGGGGAGAAGGGGAAAGGCACGGTCCACCACTTCGGCTTCCACCAGGACCCCGACGTCATTCAGGTGGCCACCCTCTCCAAGGCCTGGGCGGGGATCGGGGGGTACGCCGCGGGGGCCCGGGAGCTCAAGGACCTCCTCATCAACAAGGCCAGGCCCTTCCTCTTCTCCACGAGCCACCCCCCGGCGGTGGTGGGGGCGCTTCTTGGGGCCTTGGAGCTGATAGAGAAGGAGCCCGAGCGGGTGGAAAGGCTCTGGGAGAACACCCGCTACTTCAAGCGGGAGCTCGCCCGCCTGGGCTACGACACCCTGGGGAGCGAGACCCCCATCACCCCGGTGCTCTTCGGCGAGGCCCCCCTGGCCTTTGAGGCGAGCCGCCTCCTCCTGGAGGAAGGGGTCTTCGCCGTGGGCATCGGCTTCCCCACCGTGCCCCGGGGGAAGGCGAGGATCCGCAACATCGTCACCGCCGCCCACACGAAGGAGATGCTGGATAGGGCCCTCGAGGCCTACGCCAAGGTGGGACGGAAGCTCGGTATAATCCGCTAA
- the pth gene encoding aminoacyl-tRNA hydrolase: MFLVVGQGNPGERYARTRHNLGFMVLDRLGLSFRPRGEALVAEAEGGLFLKPLTYYNLTGQAVAPLARFYKIPPERILVVHDEMDLPLGRIRFKAGGSAAGNRGVLSIEEALGTRAFHRLRLGIGKPPDPSRGAEYVLSPFREEELSVVERVLEAAKEAVWCWVREGLPPCAGRFNGLDLSLG; this comes from the coding sequence GTGTTCCTGGTGGTGGGCCAGGGGAACCCGGGGGAGCGGTACGCCCGCACCCGGCACAACCTCGGCTTCATGGTCCTGGACCGCCTGGGCCTTTCCTTCCGCCCCCGGGGGGAGGCGCTCGTGGCGGAGGCGGAGGGCGGGTTGTTCCTCAAGCCCCTCACCTACTACAACCTCACGGGGCAGGCGGTGGCCCCCCTCGCCCGCTTTTACAAGATCCCTCCCGAGCGGATCCTGGTGGTCCACGATGAGATGGACCTCCCTTTGGGGCGGATCCGCTTCAAGGCCGGGGGGAGCGCCGCCGGGAACCGGGGCGTGCTCTCCATAGAGGAGGCCCTGGGCACCCGGGCCTTTCATCGCCTGCGCCTCGGCATTGGGAAGCCCCCGGACCCTTCCCGGGGGGCGGAGTACGTGCTCTCTCCCTTCCGCGAGGAGGAGCTTTCCGTGGTGGAGCGGGTCCTCGAGGCGGCCAAGGAGGCGGTCTGGTGCTGGGTGCGGGAGGGCCTTCCCCCCTGCGCCGGGCGCTTCAACGGCCTGGACCTCTCCTTGGGGTAA
- a CDS encoding proline dehydrogenase produces the protein MNLDLAYRSFVLSVAGNPQVERLIKHRAKALVRRYVAGETVEEALKAAEVLEREGVHAILDLLGEGVKTEEEARAFQRGILELIWALSEKPWPKYVSLKPTQLGLDLSENLALALLREILREAEPRGVFVRLDMEDSPRVEATLRLYKALREEGFSQVGVVLQSYLYRTEKDLLDLLPYRPNLRLVKGAYREPKEVAFPDKRLVDAEYLHLGKLALKEGLYVAFATHDPRIIAEVKRYTEAMGIPRSRFEFQLLYGVRPEEQRRLAREGYTVRAYVPYGRDWYPYLTRRIAERPENLLLVLRSLVSG, from the coding sequence ATGAACCTGGACCTGGCCTACCGTTCCTTCGTGCTTTCCGTGGCGGGAAACCCGCAGGTGGAGCGCCTCATCAAGCACCGGGCGAAGGCCCTGGTGCGGCGCTACGTGGCAGGGGAGACCGTGGAGGAGGCCCTTAAGGCGGCGGAGGTCCTGGAGCGGGAGGGCGTCCACGCCATCCTGGACCTTCTGGGCGAGGGGGTGAAGACCGAGGAGGAAGCCCGGGCCTTCCAGCGGGGCATTTTGGAGCTTATATGGGCTTTGTCGGAGAAGCCATGGCCTAAATACGTCTCCCTGAAGCCCACCCAGCTCGGCCTAGACCTCTCCGAGAACCTCGCCCTCGCCCTTCTGCGCGAGATCCTGAGGGAGGCCGAGCCCCGGGGGGTCTTCGTGCGCCTGGACATGGAGGACTCCCCCCGGGTGGAGGCCACCTTGCGCCTCTATAAGGCCCTGAGGGAGGAGGGGTTTTCCCAGGTGGGGGTCGTCCTGCAAAGCTACCTCTACCGCACGGAGAAGGACCTTTTGGACCTCCTTCCCTACCGCCCCAACCTCCGCCTGGTGAAGGGGGCCTACCGGGAGCCCAAGGAGGTGGCCTTCCCGGACAAGCGCCTCGTTGACGCCGAGTACCTGCACCTGGGGAAGCTTGCCCTCAAGGAGGGGCTTTACGTGGCCTTCGCCACCCACGACCCCAGGATCATCGCCGAGGTCAAGCGCTACACCGAGGCCATGGGGATCCCCAGGTCGCGCTTTGAGTTCCAGCTCCTCTACGGGGTGCGCCCCGAGGAACAGAGGCGGCTCGCCCGAGAGGGGTACACGGTGCGGGCCTACGTGCCCTACGGCCGGGACTGGTACCCCTACCTCACCCGGAGGATCGCGGAAAGGCCGGAGAACCTCCTCCTCGTCCTGAGGAGCTTGGTCTCCGGCTAG
- the ddl gene encoding D-alanine--D-alanine ligase yields MRVLLIAGGVSPEHEVSLLSAEGVLRHMPFPTDLAVIARDGRWLLGEKALAALEAKAAPEGEHPFPPPLPWEGYDVVFPLLHGRFGEDGTVQGFLELLGKPYVGAGVAASALCMDKDLSKRVLAQAGVPVVPWVAVRKGEPPMVPFDPPFFVKPANTGSSVGISRVERFQDLEAALALAFRYDEKAVVEKALSPVRELEVGVLGNVFGEASPVGEVRYEAPFYDYETKYTPGRAELLIPAPLDPGTQETVQELALKAYKVLGVRGMARVDFFLAEGELYLNELNTIPGFTPTSMYPRLFEAGGVAYPELLRRLVELALA; encoded by the coding sequence ATGAGGGTTCTCCTGATCGCCGGGGGCGTAAGCCCCGAGCACGAGGTTTCCCTCCTCTCCGCGGAAGGGGTTCTGCGCCACATGCCCTTCCCCACGGACCTCGCCGTGATCGCCCGGGACGGGCGCTGGCTTCTGGGGGAAAAGGCCTTGGCCGCCTTGGAGGCCAAGGCGGCCCCCGAAGGGGAGCACCCCTTCCCCCCGCCCCTCCCCTGGGAGGGGTACGATGTGGTCTTCCCCCTGCTCCACGGCCGCTTCGGGGAGGACGGGACGGTCCAGGGCTTTCTGGAGCTTTTGGGCAAGCCCTACGTGGGGGCGGGGGTGGCGGCGAGCGCCCTCTGCATGGACAAGGACCTGAGCAAGCGGGTCCTCGCCCAGGCGGGGGTGCCCGTGGTCCCCTGGGTGGCGGTGCGGAAGGGCGAGCCCCCCATGGTGCCCTTTGACCCCCCCTTCTTCGTCAAGCCGGCCAACACCGGCTCCAGCGTGGGGATAAGCCGGGTGGAACGCTTCCAGGACCTGGAGGCCGCCCTGGCCTTGGCCTTCCGCTACGACGAGAAAGCGGTGGTGGAGAAGGCCCTTTCCCCGGTGCGGGAGCTGGAGGTGGGGGTCTTGGGCAACGTCTTCGGCGAGGCGAGCCCCGTGGGGGAGGTGCGCTACGAGGCCCCCTTCTACGATTACGAGACCAAGTACACCCCGGGCCGGGCCGAGCTCCTCATCCCCGCGCCCTTGGACCCCGGCACCCAGGAGACCGTCCAGGAGCTCGCCCTCAAGGCCTACAAGGTGCTCGGGGTGCGGGGGATGGCCCGGGTGGACTTCTTCCTCGCGGAGGGGGAGCTTTACCTGAACGAGCTCAACACCATTCCCGGCTTCACCCCCACGAGCATGTACCCCCGCCTCTTTGAGGCGGGGGGGGTGGCCTACCCGGAGCTTCTCAGGCGCCTGGTGGAGCTCGCCCTCGCCTAA